In a single window of the Acidobacteriota bacterium genome:
- a CDS encoding FecR domain-containing protein, with protein MTRFLRVCLWVLLSALLSAPSVLAQSAPAPDTAPPPAHVSLVEGQVFLEREGRSESAVENVPLLDGDRLRTEHGRVEIMLDDGSLLHLDETTTVDMLAGDLIRLLGGRINLVVLGARDPSGAVAYQIDAPAASVQSNGPGEYRVTVTDDGAGGGTTDLSVVRGEATFANDAGSVDVRAGERSEARDGEAPGRPRYFNSARWDAFDRWSAARRDAQIGTVSAQYLPTDLEPYSGTFDRYGTWRNDVSNGYVWFPTVSADWRPYSVGYWRQYDPWDSFWVAGDPWGWPTHHYGRWGFSTGLGWYWIPARSWASAFVYWALGGDYVSWCPLGWNDYPVFGNWGVRGVYVGLHDGWRGWTVIPRRHFGSTVFASRVAIDGRRLDSRSMSGFVAGRRSPTIGRAVPRALATATHRTMGLPPSGGARDIGTTGRGDGRLLERNAAPAVSRGERARQIGPTQGADSRSPMAAPTQDRYSRRTIPGSPAGVRSEVGASAVERQPLRQGGGNPGRQQNTWTEPGSTNRMIRRSLPGATPRASSAPGERASVRQPAPWSMSGERQPSMAPPRADPRSSPRDRSWATPRSAPEARVPSRPSVRPTPPPDSRPVRAPSAAPPRQSSPGGRSSAPASRYNPGSGTQPPPSRGTSSPPRGRGGAPE; from the coding sequence ATGACCAGGTTTTTGCGCGTTTGTCTGTGGGTGCTTCTTTCCGCACTCTTGAGTGCCCCATCGGTGCTGGCGCAGTCGGCGCCTGCACCGGACACGGCTCCTCCTCCAGCTCATGTCTCGCTTGTCGAGGGACAGGTGTTTCTGGAACGTGAGGGCCGCTCGGAATCCGCTGTCGAGAACGTCCCTCTGCTTGACGGGGATCGACTCCGCACCGAGCACGGGCGCGTCGAGATCATGCTCGACGATGGCTCGCTCCTCCACCTTGACGAAACCACAACAGTCGACATGCTCGCCGGCGATCTGATCCGGCTGCTCGGCGGTCGCATCAATCTGGTGGTGCTCGGCGCACGTGATCCGTCCGGTGCGGTGGCGTACCAGATCGACGCGCCCGCGGCCTCGGTCCAGAGCAACGGTCCTGGCGAATATCGCGTGACCGTGACCGACGACGGCGCAGGCGGCGGGACGACGGATCTTTCCGTCGTGCGCGGCGAGGCGACCTTCGCCAACGATGCCGGCTCGGTCGACGTCCGCGCCGGCGAACGGTCGGAGGCTCGTGACGGCGAGGCCCCCGGCCGGCCCCGGTATTTCAATTCCGCCCGATGGGACGCGTTCGACCGTTGGAGCGCGGCCAGGCGCGACGCGCAGATCGGCACGGTCTCAGCCCAGTACCTGCCCACGGATCTCGAGCCGTACTCTGGGACGTTCGATCGGTACGGCACGTGGCGCAACGATGTCTCCAACGGCTACGTGTGGTTTCCAACCGTCTCGGCCGACTGGCGTCCTTACTCTGTGGGTTACTGGCGCCAGTACGATCCGTGGGATTCATTCTGGGTCGCGGGCGATCCGTGGGGCTGGCCGACCCATCACTATGGGCGTTGGGGGTTCTCGACCGGCCTCGGGTGGTACTGGATCCCCGCTCGATCGTGGGCATCGGCGTTTGTCTACTGGGCACTCGGCGGCGACTACGTCAGCTGGTGCCCGCTCGGCTGGAATGACTATCCGGTGTTCGGCAACTGGGGTGTGCGCGGTGTCTACGTCGGCCTGCACGACGGGTGGCGTGGATGGACCGTGATCCCGCGACGCCATTTTGGCTCGACGGTATTCGCGTCGCGCGTGGCGATCGATGGTCGCCGCCTCGATAGCCGAAGCATGTCGGGATTCGTTGCCGGTCGCCGATCGCCGACGATTGGGCGCGCGGTGCCCCGAGCTCTGGCCACCGCCACGCACCGAACAATGGGCCTTCCGCCATCGGGCGGCGCTCGCGACATCGGGACCACGGGCCGGGGCGACGGCCGGCTGCTTGAGCGCAACGCGGCACCAGCCGTGTCACGGGGTGAGAGGGCGAGGCAGATCGGACCAACACAGGGAGCGGACTCCCGATCGCCGATGGCGGCGCCGACGCAGGACCGCTACAGCCGACGCACGATCCCCGGTTCTCCCGCCGGCGTCAGATCAGAGGTCGGCGCGTCCGCAGTCGAACGGCAACCCCTGCGGCAGGGTGGTGGCAATCCAGGTAGACAGCAGAACACGTGGACCGAACCGGGCAGCACGAATCGGATGATTCGACGCTCGCTGCCAGGGGCCACGCCGCGTGCGTCGAGCGCGCCGGGCGAGCGCGCGTCGGTTCGCCAGCCGGCGCCGTGGTCGATGTCGGGCGAACGTCAGCCCTCGATGGCGCCACCGCGCGCCGATCCGCGGTCGTCGCCTCGCGATCGCTCGTGGGCCACGCCGCGGTCCGCTCCCGAAGCGCGCGTGCCGTCGCGCCCGTCGGTGCGGCCGACACCGCCTCCGGATTCGCGGCCGGTTCGCGCGCCGTCAGCGGCGCCGCCACGCCAGTCGTCGCCCGGAGGCAGGTCGTCTGCTCCGGCTTCGCGCTACAATCCCGGATCAGGCACCCAGCCGCCGCCCAGCCGGGGAACGTCTTCCCCACCCCGAGGCCGTGGCGGTGCTCCGGAGTAA
- a CDS encoding PBP1A family penicillin-binding protein, whose product MARSRPARPAQRPSLARQAGIAALFVIAAVLGIVTGVVVAYSGDLPQVSALDQYSPGTITRIYASDNRLIGEFATQRRVMVKYEEIPLVLRQAILSAEDGNFEEHFGIDFTRTFVRVLQNLVLGRSFGGSTLTQQLARKLFLKPEKSLERKVKEWLLAIQIEKRYTKHEIFTMYCNQMNLGHGAYGVEAASRLYFGKPIKDLKLEEAALVAGILQLPERESPFVNQKWAMQRRNYALQRMADEHYITQADADAAKARPIVVVPLSTSAAGTAPYFVEEVRKYLEHRYGARDLYEAGMSVYTTLDVDLQREAARALDRGLRQIDKRRGFRKPARNLTTEHVELDAYRDRRWDRPIQPGDIVPGLVIGAADIRERTPVTRRRADTAPPSAGGAMRVRVGRYEADLTRTSIQWTGRTRAADLVRPGDLIEVEVLTLDEPGGRLTVRLEQFPIVEGAVLVIDNRTGQIKAMVGGSDFARSKFNRAVQAPRQIGSAFKPIVFTAAIDRGYTPSSLLLDAPVSYHAGPGQPPYAPRNYDRKYEGSVTLRRTIEDSRNVPTVRMMEQLTPEQVISYARQLGFQSPIRPYLSSALGASEATLLEVTSAYSAFPNQGVRMQPFQILKIVERDGTLLEEHRPQATEGIRADTAFVMVNLLRGVVLRGTGAKAAELDWPLAGKTGTVDDYTDAWFVGFDPNLTIGVWVGLDEKKPIGANETGAVAALPIWMEIFKSYIDRQGDRNNPPRFDAPGNIVFMAVDPATGLPVNPETPGAINEAYIAGTQPGIGFPKQ is encoded by the coding sequence ATGGCCAGAAGCAGACCCGCCCGTCCGGCCCAGCGCCCGTCGCTCGCACGACAAGCTGGCATCGCCGCGCTCTTTGTGATCGCGGCGGTGCTCGGCATTGTGACCGGAGTGGTGGTCGCCTATTCCGGAGATCTGCCTCAAGTCTCCGCGCTCGATCAATACAGTCCGGGCACGATCACCCGCATCTACGCGTCGGACAACCGGCTGATCGGCGAGTTCGCCACGCAGAGGCGCGTGATGGTGAAGTACGAGGAGATTCCGCTGGTGCTGCGCCAGGCGATTCTCTCGGCGGAAGACGGGAATTTTGAGGAGCACTTCGGCATCGACTTCACTCGCACGTTCGTCAGGGTGCTCCAGAATCTCGTGCTCGGGCGTTCGTTCGGCGGCAGCACGCTGACGCAGCAATTGGCGCGCAAGCTGTTTCTGAAACCGGAAAAATCGCTCGAGCGGAAGGTCAAGGAGTGGCTGCTCGCGATCCAGATCGAGAAGCGGTACACGAAGCACGAGATCTTCACGATGTACTGCAACCAGATGAATCTGGGGCACGGCGCGTACGGCGTCGAGGCGGCGTCGCGGCTGTACTTCGGGAAACCCATCAAGGATCTGAAGCTGGAAGAGGCGGCGCTCGTCGCGGGCATTCTGCAGTTACCCGAACGCGAGAGCCCGTTCGTCAATCAGAAGTGGGCCATGCAGCGGCGGAACTACGCGCTGCAGCGCATGGCGGACGAGCACTACATCACGCAGGCGGACGCTGACGCCGCCAAGGCCAGGCCCATCGTCGTCGTTCCGTTGTCCACGTCGGCCGCGGGGACCGCCCCGTACTTCGTCGAGGAGGTCCGGAAGTACCTGGAGCACCGGTACGGGGCCCGGGACTTGTACGAAGCGGGCATGTCGGTCTATACGACGCTCGACGTCGATCTGCAGCGGGAGGCGGCGCGCGCGCTCGACCGGGGCCTCCGGCAAATTGACAAGCGACGGGGCTTCCGGAAGCCGGCGCGCAACCTCACGACCGAGCATGTCGAACTTGACGCCTATCGGGACCGGCGGTGGGATCGGCCGATTCAGCCGGGCGACATCGTGCCCGGGCTCGTCATCGGCGCCGCCGACATTCGTGAACGCACGCCGGTCACGCGGAGGCGAGCCGACACCGCACCGCCGTCCGCCGGCGGTGCGATGCGCGTGCGGGTGGGACGGTACGAGGCCGACCTCACGCGAACCTCCATCCAGTGGACGGGCCGGACACGCGCGGCTGATCTGGTGCGCCCAGGCGATCTGATCGAGGTCGAAGTCCTCACGCTCGACGAGCCGGGCGGCCGGCTGACGGTGCGGCTCGAGCAGTTTCCGATCGTCGAAGGGGCGGTGCTCGTGATCGACAACCGGACGGGTCAGATCAAGGCGATGGTGGGCGGATCCGACTTCGCGCGGAGCAAGTTCAACCGCGCCGTGCAGGCCCCGCGGCAGATCGGATCGGCGTTTAAGCCGATCGTCTTTACCGCGGCGATCGATCGCGGCTACACGCCGTCGAGCCTCCTGCTCGACGCGCCGGTTTCCTATCACGCCGGCCCGGGACAACCGCCGTACGCCCCGCGCAATTACGATCGGAAGTACGAAGGATCCGTGACGCTGAGGCGGACGATTGAAGACTCGCGCAACGTGCCGACGGTGCGGATGATGGAGCAACTGACGCCCGAGCAGGTGATCAGCTACGCCCGCCAGCTCGGTTTTCAGTCGCCGATCCGGCCGTATCTATCGTCCGCGCTCGGTGCGTCCGAAGCGACCCTGCTCGAGGTGACGAGCGCGTACTCGGCGTTCCCGAACCAGGGCGTCCGGATGCAGCCGTTCCAGATCCTGAAGATCGTCGAGCGGGACGGCACACTGCTCGAGGAGCACCGGCCGCAGGCGACCGAGGGCATCCGCGCCGATACCGCCTTCGTGATGGTCAATCTGCTGCGCGGCGTCGTCCTGCGCGGGACCGGCGCAAAGGCGGCGGAGCTGGACTGGCCGCTGGCCGGCAAGACGGGCACCGTCGACGACTATACGGACGCGTGGTTCGTCGGCTTCGACCCGAACCTGACGATTGGCGTGTGGGTGGGCCTTGACGAGAAGAAGCCGATCGGCGCCAACGAAACCGGCGCGGTCGCGGCGCTGCCCATCTGGATGGAGATCTTCAAGTCGTACATCGATCGGCAGGGCGATCGGAACAATCCGCCGCGCTTCGACGCGCCCGGCAACATCGTGTTCATGGCGGTCGATCCCGCTACGGGCCTGCCGGTGAACCCTGAGACGCCTGGCGCGATCAACGAGGCCTACATCGCGGGCACACAGCCGGGGATCGGGTTTCCAAAGCAGTAA
- the prfB gene encoding peptide chain release factor 2 (programmed frameshift), with protein MALELVDLVRRYQDLLKRATELRSYLEAGRPREEIGKLEERISQPEFWNDQAEAQRTLQRRKRLQDEVDLIDSLTRQQDDLGVLVEWAQGGEDVTTEIAAGLDRLDQGLDATETRRILGGEHDRANAIVTIHPGAGGTESQDWADMLLRMYLRWTERRGFKREVVDYQPGDEAGLKGATLMITGEYAYGLMLSEAGVHRLVRISPFDQAARRHTSFASVYVWPELENDVEIVVDEKDIRVDTFCASGPGGQGVNTTYSAVRITHLPTNVVVSCQNERSQIRNRDAAMKVLKSRLFDMKIKEQQTKLDKLGGEKKDIAFGSQIRSYVLHPYQMIKDHRTKEQVGDVSRVLDGDIDVFIKSYLKAKAAGTLGQAAVGDD; from the exons GTGGCACTCGAGCTTGTTGATCTCGTCCGGCGTTATCAGGATCTGCTGAAGCGGGCTACCGAACTCAGGAGTTATCTT GAGGCAGGACGGCCGCGGGAAGAAATCGGCAAGCTCGAGGAGCGCATCTCCCAGCCGGAATTCTGGAATGATCAGGCGGAGGCCCAGCGAACCCTCCAGCGGCGAAAGCGGCTCCAGGACGAAGTCGACCTGATCGATTCCCTGACAAGACAGCAGGACGATCTCGGCGTGCTGGTCGAATGGGCCCAGGGCGGCGAGGATGTCACCACCGAGATTGCCGCGGGTCTCGATCGCCTCGATCAGGGACTCGACGCCACCGAGACGCGACGCATTCTCGGCGGGGAGCACGATCGTGCCAACGCGATTGTGACGATCCACCCGGGCGCCGGCGGCACCGAGTCGCAGGACTGGGCGGACATGTTGCTCCGCATGTACCTGCGCTGGACCGAGCGCCGCGGCTTCAAGCGCGAGGTGGTCGACTACCAGCCGGGCGACGAAGCCGGCCTCAAGGGCGCCACGCTGATGATCACGGGCGAGTACGCCTACGGCCTGATGCTGTCGGAGGCGGGCGTCCACCGGCTCGTGCGCATTTCACCATTCGACCAGGCGGCCAGGCGGCACACGTCGTTCGCGTCAGTCTACGTGTGGCCCGAGCTCGAGAACGACGTCGAGATTGTCGTCGACGAGAAGGACATCCGCGTGGACACGTTCTGCGCGAGCGGGCCCGGCGGGCAGGGCGTCAATACGACCTACTCCGCCGTCCGCATCACCCATCTGCCCACCAACGTCGTGGTGTCGTGCCAGAACGAGCGGTCCCAGATCCGCAACCGCGATGCCGCGATGAAGGTCCTGAAGTCGCGTCTGTTCGACATGAAGATCAAGGAACAGCAGACGAAACTGGATAAGCTGGGCGGCGAGAAGAAGGACATCGCCTTCGGCAGCCAGATTCGCAGCTACGTCCTGCACCCCTACCAGATGATTAAGGACCACCGGACCAAGGAGCAGGTCGGCGACGTCAGCCGCGTGCTCGACGGCGACATCGACGTCTTCATCAAGTCCTATCTCAAGGCCAAGGCCGCCGGTACGCTCGGACAGGCGGCAGTCGGCGACGACTAA
- the lnt gene encoding apolipoprotein N-acyltransferase, giving the protein MLALSFPRYGHAAVAWIALAPLLIALAWPPRIRTRRAFLLGLVAGAGYFGGTVYWTPAVMQTFGGLHWPLALVVGSLLVAYLALFPALFAAIVATLVRALGVRALLLAPMAWVATELARRYVLGGFPWVLLGASQASATSIAQSASVAGVYGLSALVVLGSVAVVMAAVGRGRDRIVVPACTLVFISALAAWGHWRVQEASLLTGGDPVRVALVQGNIRQEEKWNPASASQILNTYLTLTMQAADRGARLVVWPESATPFLFEHDANGRTAVIDVVRRRGIHLLFGSDQFEPGSPPRYFNSAFLLNPAGATAGVYRKMHLVPFGEYVPLKRLLFFAAPLVEAVSDFSPGERAVVMPLGSHTLSTAICYEIVYPDLVADFVQHGSQLLTTITNDAWYGESSAPYQHFEQAALRAVEQGRYLIRAANTGISGIVDPYGRVVVASPIFERTVVTGDVRFLTGLTIYGRTGDAFAFACTLLTLLTLIAAWRRRSTTAGSR; this is encoded by the coding sequence CTGCTCGCCTTGAGCTTTCCGCGGTACGGACACGCGGCCGTGGCGTGGATCGCGCTCGCGCCGCTGCTGATCGCCCTGGCCTGGCCGCCCCGCATCCGCACGCGTCGTGCGTTCCTGCTGGGCCTGGTGGCCGGTGCTGGCTACTTCGGCGGCACTGTGTACTGGACGCCGGCCGTGATGCAGACGTTCGGCGGCCTGCACTGGCCGCTCGCCCTTGTAGTCGGCAGTCTGCTGGTCGCATACCTCGCGCTTTTTCCAGCGCTCTTCGCCGCGATCGTCGCGACGCTCGTTCGGGCCCTGGGCGTGCGGGCCCTCCTGCTGGCCCCGATGGCGTGGGTGGCCACCGAGTTGGCGCGTCGATATGTGCTGGGGGGCTTTCCCTGGGTACTGCTCGGGGCCAGCCAGGCATCGGCGACGTCGATTGCCCAAAGCGCAAGCGTGGCCGGCGTCTACGGACTTTCCGCGCTTGTCGTGCTGGGGTCGGTGGCGGTCGTGATGGCCGCCGTGGGACGCGGGCGGGACCGGATCGTCGTGCCGGCGTGCACGCTCGTGTTCATCAGCGCACTCGCCGCGTGGGGGCACTGGCGCGTCCAGGAGGCGAGCCTGCTCACCGGCGGCGACCCCGTCCGGGTCGCTCTCGTCCAGGGCAACATCAGGCAGGAAGAGAAGTGGAACCCGGCCTCGGCATCACAAATCCTCAACACGTACCTCACGCTGACGATGCAGGCCGCCGATCGGGGCGCGCGGCTGGTGGTCTGGCCCGAATCGGCGACGCCATTTCTGTTCGAGCACGACGCGAACGGACGAACCGCCGTCATCGACGTCGTACGCCGGCGCGGCATCCACCTCCTGTTCGGCAGCGATCAGTTCGAGCCGGGGTCGCCTCCGCGGTACTTCAATTCCGCGTTCCTGCTGAATCCGGCCGGGGCGACCGCTGGCGTCTACCGGAAGATGCATCTGGTGCCGTTCGGGGAATACGTGCCGCTCAAGCGCCTGCTGTTCTTCGCGGCGCCGCTGGTTGAGGCCGTTTCGGATTTCTCCCCGGGCGAGCGGGCCGTCGTCATGCCGCTCGGGAGCCACACGCTCTCAACCGCGATCTGTTACGAGATTGTCTATCCCGACCTGGTCGCTGACTTCGTGCAGCATGGCAGCCAGTTGCTGACCACGATCACCAACGACGCCTGGTATGGCGAATCGTCGGCGCCGTACCAGCACTTCGAACAGGCCGCCCTTCGCGCCGTGGAGCAGGGGAGGTACCTCATCCGGGCGGCCAATACGGGCATCAGCGGAATCGTGGATCCGTACGGGCGGGTTGTCGTCGCTTCACCCATCTTCGAGCGGACCGTCGTTACAGGCGACGTGCGGTTCCTCACCGGGCTGACCATCTATGGCCGCACCGGCGATGCGTTTGCGTTTGCGTGCACGCTGCTGACCCTGCTGACCCTCATCGCCGCCTGGCGCCGGCGCTCCACGACTGCCGGTTCGCGGTAG
- a CDS encoding SPOR domain-containing protein, translating to MTDDTTRGVHLNEKQLVFVLMAAGVICCVAFLFGVLVGRGVQNERGAVAGGAMSGAPEVAPDPQPAAEAAGARPAGSPPDDFSYPKRLSQPDAPVEPLRAPTPATGGANVVDGPVSPPDVPDDSLAAGRTEPAEAGPFSIQVKAAKSRGDADVIAKRLKAQGYDVRVVAPAAGDRTGVFRVKVGLYKTRRDADVVARKLESEGKYKPWVTR from the coding sequence ATGACTGATGACACCACACGCGGCGTGCACCTCAACGAGAAGCAACTCGTGTTCGTGCTGATGGCTGCTGGTGTGATCTGCTGCGTGGCGTTTCTCTTTGGCGTTCTGGTTGGCCGCGGCGTGCAGAACGAGCGCGGTGCGGTCGCCGGCGGTGCGATGAGCGGCGCGCCGGAGGTCGCGCCGGACCCCCAGCCCGCTGCCGAGGCGGCTGGTGCCAGACCCGCGGGTTCGCCGCCTGACGACTTCTCGTACCCGAAGCGCCTGTCGCAGCCGGACGCGCCCGTCGAGCCGCTCAGAGCGCCGACGCCGGCGACAGGCGGGGCGAACGTCGTCGACGGGCCGGTATCGCCGCCGGATGTTCCCGACGACTCGTTGGCGGCGGGTCGCACCGAGCCGGCGGAGGCAGGTCCGTTCTCGATCCAGGTGAAGGCCGCCAAGAGCCGCGGCGACGCTGATGTGATCGCGAAGCGGCTGAAGGCGCAGGGATACGATGTTCGCGTGGTCGCGCCGGCAGCCGGCGACCGTACCGGCGTGTTCCGCGTGAAGGTCGGCCTCTACAAGACCAGACGCGACGCCGACGTTGTCGCTCGCAAGCTCGAGAGCGAAGGAAAGTACAAGCCCTGGGTTACCCGCTAG
- a CDS encoding slipin family protein, whose translation MNPFLLFAFLVVLYVVSSVKVLAEYERGVIFRLGKLLPEPKGPGVILVFAPIDRIVRVGLRTVVMDVPPQDVITRDNVSVKVNAVVYFRVVDPLRAIVQVENYHYATSQLAQTTLRSVLGQVDLDGLLSDRERLNATLQKILDQHTDPWGIKVSSVEVKHVDLPENMQRAMARQAEAEREKRAKIIHAAGELEASEKLAQAAHIIASGPEAMTLRYLQTLTEIAAEKNSTIIFPLPIDLLRGIINRT comes from the coding sequence ATGAATCCATTTCTCCTGTTTGCGTTTCTGGTCGTGTTGTACGTGGTCAGCTCGGTCAAGGTGCTGGCGGAGTACGAGCGGGGCGTGATCTTCCGGCTGGGCAAGCTGCTGCCGGAACCCAAAGGCCCCGGCGTCATTCTGGTCTTCGCCCCGATCGATCGCATTGTCCGCGTGGGCTTGCGCACGGTCGTGATGGACGTGCCGCCTCAGGATGTCATCACGCGCGACAACGTGTCGGTCAAGGTCAACGCGGTCGTGTACTTCCGCGTGGTGGATCCGCTCCGGGCCATCGTGCAGGTGGAAAACTATCATTACGCCACGTCGCAGCTGGCGCAGACCACGCTGCGCAGCGTGCTCGGGCAGGTGGATCTCGACGGCCTGCTGTCTGATCGCGAACGTCTGAACGCGACGCTCCAGAAGATTCTCGATCAGCACACCGATCCGTGGGGCATCAAGGTGTCATCGGTCGAAGTCAAGCACGTCGATCTGCCGGAAAACATGCAGCGTGCGATGGCGCGGCAGGCCGAGGCCGAACGGGAGAAGCGTGCCAAGATTATTCACGCCGCCGGTGAACTCGAAGCCTCCGAGAAGCTGGCTCAGGCCGCGCACATAATCGCCAGCGGGCCGGAGGCGATGACGCTTCGGTATCTCCAGACGCTGACCGAGATCGCGGCCGAGAAGAACTCGACCATCATCTTCCCGCTGCCCATCGATCTGCTCCGCGGGATTATCAACAGAACCTAG
- a CDS encoding nodulation protein NfeD → MSVSARYDFQRFALRGALYLGVLLAFTLVVWRPVVAAVQSPAPDKPATAGARNEGAGPPAAAPLVLVAHVDALIHPVSAEFMVEAISQADARGAALLIFTLDTPGGLVESMRAIITRMLAAKTPIAVFVAPSGARAASAGFLITIAADVAAMAPGTHMGAAHPVSGQGEKMDETVAKKAASDVAADARTIAAGRGRNVPLSEQAVNDSRAFTETEALNAVPPLVDMVATDVPDLLRKLEGWEIQRFDRTRTPPLHVAGARVEVVEMSLRQRILGTLAHPNIAYILLSLGVLGLTIELWSPGAVLPGVVGGICLLLAFFTFQILPVNYAGVLLMLFGVFLLILEIKVISYGVLAAGGIVSLLLGSMILIDSPTPGMGGISLGLIVPVVLALSAILLFLVRLAVISQRRRPVTGADGMIGEHGTTLTAIPAGGEGQISVHGETWTARSREAVETGERVCVTGINGLTATVSREGVDKELLA, encoded by the coding sequence ATGTCTGTATCTGCCCGGTACGATTTCCAGCGGTTCGCCCTCCGCGGCGCGTTGTATCTGGGCGTCCTGCTGGCGTTTACCCTCGTCGTCTGGCGGCCCGTCGTTGCGGCTGTCCAATCGCCCGCTCCCGACAAGCCGGCGACGGCCGGCGCCAGGAATGAAGGAGCCGGACCGCCAGCGGCCGCGCCGCTCGTTCTGGTCGCACACGTTGACGCGCTGATTCACCCCGTGTCCGCGGAATTCATGGTGGAGGCCATCTCGCAGGCCGACGCACGAGGGGCGGCGCTCCTGATCTTCACGCTCGACACGCCGGGCGGGCTGGTCGAGTCCATGCGCGCAATCATCACGAGGATGCTGGCGGCGAAGACACCGATTGCGGTGTTCGTGGCTCCGTCTGGCGCGCGCGCGGCGTCGGCGGGATTTCTGATCACCATCGCTGCCGATGTGGCGGCGATGGCGCCTGGTACGCACATGGGTGCGGCGCACCCGGTATCGGGGCAGGGCGAGAAGATGGACGAGACGGTGGCGAAGAAGGCCGCCTCTGACGTGGCCGCCGACGCGCGCACGATTGCCGCGGGCCGCGGTCGCAACGTGCCGCTGTCTGAGCAGGCGGTCAACGACAGCCGGGCGTTCACCGAAACCGAGGCGCTCAACGCCGTGCCCCCGCTCGTCGACATGGTCGCCACCGACGTGCCCGATCTGCTGCGGAAACTGGAGGGCTGGGAGATCCAGCGGTTCGACCGCACGCGCACGCCGCCGTTGCACGTGGCTGGCGCACGCGTGGAGGTCGTCGAGATGTCGCTCCGCCAGCGGATCCTTGGCACGCTGGCGCATCCGAACATCGCGTACATTCTGCTCAGCCTCGGCGTCCTTGGCCTCACAATCGAACTGTGGTCCCCTGGTGCGGTGCTGCCGGGCGTGGTCGGAGGCATCTGCCTGCTTCTCGCGTTCTTCACGTTCCAGATCCTGCCCGTCAACTACGCGGGCGTGCTGCTGATGCTGTTCGGGGTCTTCCTGCTCATCCTCGAAATCAAAGTCATCAGCTACGGCGTGCTGGCCGCTGGCGGCATCGTCAGCCTGTTGCTGGGCTCGATGATTCTGATTGATTCGCCCACGCCGGGGATGGGCGGCATCAGCCTGGGCCTGATTGTGCCGGTGGTCCTGGCGTTGTCGGCGATCCTGTTGTTTCTCGTCCGGCTTGCGGTGATTTCGCAACGACGCCGGCCGGTGACGGGCGCGGACGGTATGATCGGTGAGCACGGCACGACGCTCACAGCGATTCCGGCCGGCGGAGAAGGGCAGATTTCGGTGCACGGTGAAACCTGGACCGCGCGTTCACGCGAGGCGGTCGAAACCGGGGAGCGCGTTTGTGTCACGGGCATCAATGGGCTTACCGCAACGGTGAGTCGCGAGGGTGTCGATAAGGAGTTGCTCGCATGA